The sequence tttaaatatgcatttactCCAACGTGTTCTGCAGCATAAGGCAGGGCTCAGCTCAGCACAAGGGAGTTTTTCATCTAAGCTATGTGAGAAAGTCTTTTATGAACACCAACAGGAAAATATATACTAAGAAGCACATAGGAGCAGGTACAGCCCCTCTGCAAAACAGGGCTGCAGAGCCATGTGGTCGTGGTTGTAGCGAAGCAGGAAGGTGGAAACAAGCTGTGCAAGCtgatgctggagagcaggacagaggagaagaaagacaCCTTCTCGGAGTTTCCCAAAGCTTTCCCACCAAAATACCCTGTGGAGGAGGGAATtatgcagaaaaacaggaaaacagaggtGCGTAGGGTGCAAATGCGTGGTATTTTGGCAGGCACAGCTGTGCAAGAGGCTAATCACAGATTTAGTAATACAGCTTTGGAAAAACTGCTGTCCCACCCTCTGGAACTGCTCCATGATCAAGAGCCCCAGGCTTCGCATAAAACTAGCAATATCAATAATAAATTCCTGGTGATCTCGTTTGGCACTTGAAATGTTTTGGACGAATGTATTAAGAACGAAAGCTCCAGTCTAGAAAACAGCAAGATGCTCACTGTGTGCCACTGCAAGATCCGTCCTCTGCTCAGAGCCAGCAGGTATGAGCCCCCTGCAGACGCACGGTGCTCCAGCAGCTCACTGCTTCCTTGCCAAAATGAACGACGGAGTTTAAGTGGAAATAAGTACCAGAGCCTTGAGTGTCCAGGTGAGCACTGTTATTCAGCTAAGGGCATTCTCACTGCTGGCCACTGCTAACCGTACGCTGAGCAAATGGCAATAGGGCCAGACCCGCCCAAAAGACTGACGGACTGGAACCAGTTTCGCACATCCTCAGGGGACAGTCAAAGCCTCAGTCCCCGAGAGATCAGTTGTGGGTATGAAGGAAGCTTCCTGGTAGCATCGTGAGTGTTGCAAGAGCATGTTGATAACACCTGTGCTGGTGCTGTTCATGTACAAGGGCAAGCAATCCCTCCCTCCACCACCCTTCCTCCTTCTCATACACTTCCACTTTGAATTCTCTGTGGCATGAATTATCTGTGGTTTGGCATAAGGATGACCAGAACAGGCCTTGATTTGgcacaaaagaaattaaagtgaCTTTGCTAACTAGCTTGGGAAACTAAAtgtcaaatggaaaaaaaaaaaaaaaaaaaaaaaagccagatgcagatttaagaaggaaaaaaaaaatccacaagtAAATAAATGACTAAGAATCTTGTTGGGGTAGGCAGAGGATGATGTGCATCAGAcaaaatagaaagaagaaagttatTATTTAATGAACTTATTCTGATAGTGTCTTTCAGATAATTAAGACTGCAGTCCCAACTGTGATAGGCACTGTATAAAAACACAGCCCCTGGACTATTACAGGGTAAACAGACGAGACAAAGGACAAGGAGAGCGAGTACAATGAGCCCCCAGAAAGATCAAGTTAATTGAGAACAAACAGCATGAGAAGGCTGCACTATTTCTTGGCAGATGAAATTTAATTAGAAAGGcatgaagtaaaacaaacatCAAGCTTAAACTTAACAGAATTAAATAAAGGGCAGAAAGAAGGAATGCAAATACTCTGCTCTGAAATATCTTGCCATCATGCAGGTAGTTTTTATCACAGTGAGGAGGATTATTAACTTTATTGCTCCCACTAACATTGCTGAAAATTATCTGTCTTGTGGGGACGGTTCTCAGAGAGGCAACAGGAGCTAACTGCAGCCCAGGCCTCCAAACAGCTCCCCTCCAAGGCGTATTGCAGAgtctgaagatgaaaaatagcATCTCCAGGATTCGGATCTGCCAAAACTTCCCCTCACGGTCATTCAAATACCACACTTGATTTCCAGACCAACAAAAGAGCCAcacaaaactttcttttttccctccttattGTGGAATTTTACACTCTCCACAACTGGATACTAAATAATTTCAATTATTTGTTTCAAGAGCATCAACCCGGGATCTGTTTTTGTTAGACGCTCTACTGCTATACTGGATAGCAATCCCTGTTCCCAAAATGCTCACAATTGTAAAGGCATAAAGTCTGAACAAAATCAAGAAATGAACTGAAGGATGGAAAAAGCAGGAACCATTTGCACAGCACAAGCAAACCTACAGGTCTCAGCCCGGCTGTTAACACCAACTACCACCTATGCAGGTAACTTGGTTAATGGCAGGTTTCCATGGACATTACTGCAGACAAGGTGTTTTATTGAGAATATGGTAATGtgattttctgattttgaacTCCTTTAGTGAAGTTTTATGGTTTTGTACACAATTGCCAGCCCCTTCTCAcaccttattgctctctacaggtacctgaaaggaaggtgtggggagctgggggtcggcttcttctcacaggtaactagtgataggactagagggaatggcctcaagttgtgccaggggaggttcaggttggaaatgaggagacatttcttctcagaaagagcagtcaggcactgggacgggttgcccagggaggtggtggagtcaccgtccctgggggtgttcaaggagaggttggacgtggtgcttggggacatggttcagtgggtgacattggtggcagggggatggttggagcagatgatcttggaggtcttttccaaccaaggcactaactgaaaaaaaaaataataataataaaaaaatatatataaaattcctGCAAGCAGACAGGACTATGGGGCCTCCCTCAGGGCCGCTTCCTGCAGGCTCGAACCCACACGGGAGCGGGGTGGGTGTGgagggggcgggcaggggcaggcaggcgCACGCGTGGagggtggaggaagaggaagaggaggaggaggaaggggaagggtgACGAGAAGGGGGAGGTGACCCCCGGGGTCccggcgggccgggccgccAGGTAAGGGGTGCCCGCGGGGCTGGCACCGGGCTTCGGATACCGGGTACCGCGCACCGGGAACAGCCGGCGCCGTTTTCCCCAAAAAGCGCCGTTTTCTCCCCAGAAAGCGCCCTTGTCGGCAGGGGTTTGGCGGATCTCAACGGCAGCACGTAACGACGGGGAAGAAAGGCGAGGGCAGGCGGCCAGcagagcggggccggcggctccCGGAGCTTCACGGCTGCTGCCCGGCCGTAGGGGCGGCTGGTGACAGGGGCCGAAGGCTTGGGTCGCGGGGTAAATGGGATTTATTGCTTGTTGTAATGCACCCAAGTGGTGCCGCTCCTCTGACAGCCTGCAGTGCTTTGTGAAATGATGTTAATAACTGGGACCTTAGAGCAGCCTGACAGTACCCgaaggggggctgcaggaaagctgggcagGGATGCTGTCAGTGGGTGtagtggtaggacaaggggtaTGGCTTTAAGCTAAAACGGGAAGGTTAgattaggtataaggaagaaattcttccctcagagggtggtgaggccctggcacaggctgcccagagcagctgtggatgccccatccctggaggtgttcaaggccaggccaggatggggctttgggcgGTTTGTATTGGCTTTGTCCCTGCTGCTAAAATTGGAAGCCTGTTCCAGGATGCAAAATTTCCCCATTTTTAGGCTAAGTTTGTTCCCAGGCAGGTCATTTTAGTTGTTCCTATTCCAAACAGTGCTTATACTTTTAAGTAGTTCCTTATGCTTGCTGATTGTTTGCATCTTTCCACAGATACGTGTGTGCAGACATATTTATATCTATGCACATGGAAACACATTTACACAATGTTATACATCTGTAGGTATGCATGTATATGCTCACAGAGTGCAGTCATATTCCTTCCTAGGCAAAAGAAGTCACGCTCTTCCCAGCTTACCAGGCAAGACATGCTCTTGTTCCTGTACCATCTTCGGCCTTCTCTGCACTTGCTGCATTTTAACCATGGAATACCAAACCTGCAGATCATACTCCAGTTTGCTCTTTGCATCTAAAGTTTTTGCAGCTGTTAGAGAGCAGATGAATTCTGAGGTTTGGAACAAAATGAGAGTAACAGCCAGGTGCACCAAGATTGCCAGGGAGATTTCAAGAACCAGGCAGGAATGGGAAAAAAGGATAACGGAAGACATGTCTAAAGAACAATTTCACTAGTTTTCAAATTTCAAGCACTGGTCTATTTTGAGGCTTGTTTTGAAAGCATACAACTTCATTAATACTGTGCCAGGATAGATGCCtgtaaaaattcatttaaatctTAATTTGCCTATAGGGATTCTAGGCATATGAATTTGTTGATTGTTTTCTGTCCCATGTATTGCAGTCTTccttgtgcttttatttttccctctttcctgaAAGCTTTTTTCAACATCagtcaagaagaaaaatctcagtaTCAGCGTTTTCACTAGATGGTGCTGGTGAAATGTCAATAGTATATTGCATTTTCCAAACAATTCATGCTGTTTAGGTGCATGTATTTGTATGTGAGAAATCTAgtttttttaactggaaaaaatcagCTCAGCTCATTATAAACAGGATTACGCCACACCAAATTTAATGTTTGTGGAAAACGGAAAAGGCAATCGATACTTTAAATGCCTGataaaatggcattttgaagTTCCAATCCCTtaaacacagcagcagagtCAGGCAATGGATGTTGGGAAGGCTGAGTGATTAGGGTGAGGCTGAAGCAATGTGGCTTGAACAGTATTTTCcaaagaagcaaaaggaagtCCTAGCGTTGCATATTTCATGAAAACAATCTGGACTGAAAATACATGAAGAAGCGTGACAAGCCTTTTTATTTGACAAAGAACTCTCCCTTGTAACCATTAGCAAATTTCTCTACACAGACAAGAGCTGTGTCAGAGGAGAAAGGAACTAGAAGTTCTGGAGTCTTCGAAGTTGGTATTCAAGCTCAAATgttaaaatactaaatataaCATCAATTCTATACATTCCGTTCCACTGTCACATTTTCTCTCTGGTTTAAAGGCCCCTTTGTTATTGTAAAATTACTGTTGATTGCTTGTTCAGTGTAACAATGCTATACATCTTTTTCAAAGAGTGGTTTAATGGATGGGAGTTTAGTGGAGTTAGGTCTAATGACAAGTAGAAGAATCTGACTGATGAAGgtaacttgttttttcttcttccctgcttCCTCAGAATGACTACCTTTTGTGTGATGAAACTTCTATGTCAAGCAACCAGAAATGAGAAGGGATATGCAAAAAGATTCTTTGGTACTCTCCTGACACAGACAGCACAAAAGGGAATCTTTTCTCCGTTCTGCATGGTGGTACCTGACCCTGGAAAGACAACTGTGTTTGGACTTGCTCAACCGTTTTGTACAGCTGAAAAATCTCGCAGAgaaccaaaacagaaaacagcgtTTGGAAGCGTTGGGCGAAGAATTCCATATCGGATTTTGCACATCATCAACCAGGATGGAGAGAGCTTAGGAAATATGCACCGAGCAGATGCACTCAGACTTATGGATCAGCACGACCTGAAACTAGTTCTGCTTCGTGAGAATGTCGAACCTCCTGTATACAGGCTAATGACTGGGCAGCAGATTCATGAAGAGCAGCTTAAGcgtgcagagaagaaaaaagcaagttcAAAAACAGGTACGTACACTGTTAACGTTACAACAACgaacac comes from Anser cygnoides isolate HZ-2024a breed goose chromosome 1, Taihu_goose_T2T_genome, whole genome shotgun sequence and encodes:
- the MTIF3 gene encoding translation initiation factor IF-3, mitochondrial, whose protein sequence is MTTFCVMKLLCQATRNEKGYAKRFFGTLLTQTAQKGIFSPFCMVVPDPGKTTVFGLAQPFCTAEKSRREPKQKTAFGSVGRRIPYRILHIINQDGESLGNMHRADALRLMDQHDLKLVLLRENVEPPVYRLMTGQQIHEEQLKRAEKKKASSKTGLVQKELSFSSAIAKNDLETKTKQIAHWIEKKYHVKVTIRQAKDSNTDMFILFDRILETVSDKATYLSKPKAIKEGTGTCILRHMSDKELQAYQKAEKQKNSTVNQGGSEDQKSSELPQ